The proteins below come from a single Thermopolyspora flexuosa genomic window:
- a CDS encoding DEAD/DEAH box helicase: MIPNAADDALGFADLGLRPELVRAIAGLGYEEPTPIQREAIPPLLEGRDLLGQAATGTGKTAAFALPLLERLAGGDAGGDAAADGGVPRALVLVPTRELAIQVSEAVHRYGRDLPVRVLPIYGGQPIGRQLRALERGVDVVVATPGRALDHLSRGTLDLSRLEAVVLDEADEMLDMGFAEDIEAILDETPAERQTVLFSATMPPRIEGIARRHLRDPVRIRIGGGPEAAPGETPRIRESAYLVARSYKPAALGRILDVEAPTAALVFCRTREEVDALTETLNGRGYRAEALHGGMSQEQRDRVMGRLRSGVADLLVATDVAARGLDVEHLSHVVNYNVPSAPEAYVHRVGRVGRAGREGVAITLAEPREHRMLKTIERVTGRRIPVEKVPTVADLRARRLELTRAALEEILLEGDLEGYRVVVETLADEFDVMEVALAAVKLAHEAGGGIEDEEEIPQIELRPERDGDQRRGRERRGERPGERRRARSRGDGMTRLFIGAGRSAHIRPQDLVGAIAGETGLSGRDIGAIEIADRFSLVEVPEEAANEVITALRNTTIKGRKVNVRRERF, translated from the coding sequence ATGATCCCCAACGCGGCCGACGACGCCCTCGGCTTCGCCGATCTGGGACTGCGGCCCGAGCTGGTGCGCGCCATCGCGGGCCTCGGCTACGAGGAGCCCACCCCGATCCAGCGCGAGGCGATCCCGCCGCTGCTCGAGGGCCGCGACCTGCTCGGCCAGGCGGCGACCGGCACCGGCAAGACGGCCGCGTTCGCGCTCCCGCTGCTCGAGCGGCTCGCCGGGGGCGACGCCGGCGGGGACGCCGCGGCCGACGGCGGCGTCCCGCGCGCGCTGGTGCTCGTGCCGACCCGCGAGCTCGCCATCCAGGTCTCCGAGGCGGTGCACAGGTACGGCCGCGACCTGCCGGTCCGGGTGCTGCCGATCTACGGCGGCCAGCCGATCGGCCGCCAGCTGCGCGCCCTGGAGCGCGGCGTGGACGTGGTGGTCGCCACCCCCGGCCGGGCCCTCGACCACCTCAGCCGCGGCACCCTCGATCTGTCCCGGCTCGAGGCCGTGGTGCTCGACGAGGCCGACGAGATGCTCGACATGGGGTTCGCCGAGGACATCGAGGCGATCCTCGACGAGACCCCGGCGGAGCGGCAGACCGTGCTGTTCTCCGCCACCATGCCGCCGCGCATCGAGGGGATCGCCCGCCGCCACCTGCGCGACCCGGTCCGCATCCGCATCGGCGGCGGGCCGGAGGCCGCCCCCGGCGAGACCCCGCGCATCCGGGAGAGCGCCTACCTGGTCGCCCGGTCGTACAAGCCGGCCGCGCTCGGCCGCATCCTCGACGTGGAGGCGCCCACCGCCGCCCTGGTGTTCTGCCGCACCCGGGAGGAGGTCGACGCGCTCACCGAGACCCTCAACGGCCGCGGCTACCGCGCCGAGGCCCTGCACGGCGGCATGAGCCAGGAGCAGCGCGACCGGGTGATGGGCCGGCTGCGCTCCGGCGTGGCCGACCTGCTCGTCGCCACCGACGTGGCCGCGCGCGGCCTCGACGTCGAGCACCTCAGCCACGTGGTCAACTACAACGTGCCGTCCGCGCCCGAGGCGTACGTGCACCGGGTGGGCCGGGTGGGCCGGGCCGGCCGCGAGGGCGTGGCGATCACCCTCGCCGAGCCGCGCGAGCACCGCATGCTCAAGACGATCGAGCGGGTCACCGGGCGCCGCATCCCGGTGGAGAAGGTGCCGACCGTCGCCGACCTGCGCGCCCGGCGGCTGGAGCTCACCCGCGCCGCGCTCGAGGAGATCCTGCTCGAGGGCGACCTGGAGGGCTACCGCGTGGTGGTGGAGACCCTCGCCGACGAGTTCGACGTGATGGAGGTGGCGCTCGCCGCGGTCAAGCTCGCCCACGAGGCGGGCGGCGGGATCGAGGACGAGGAGGAGATCCCCCAGATCGAGCTGCGCCCCGAGCGGGACGGCGACCAGCGCCGGGGCCGGGAGCGGCGGGGCGAGCGGCCCGGGGAGCGCCGCCGGGCCCGCTCCCGCGGCGACGGCATGACCCGCCTGTTCATCGGGGCGGGCCGCAGCGCCCACATCCGGCCGCAGGACCTCGTCGGGGCGATCGCCGGGGAGACCGGGCTGAGCGGCCGGGACATCGGCGCGATCGAGATCGCCGACCGGTTCTCCCTCGTCGAGGTACCCGAGGAGGCCGCGAACGAGGTGATCACCGCGCTGCGCAACACCACCATCAAGGGCCGCAAGGTGAACGTCCGCCGCGAACGCTTCTGA
- a CDS encoding ABC transporter ATP-binding protein: MAMLGEGFSPRVMRTLRRDSSVTKERLSPGIVRRIARYARPYRWQIAAFLAVVVLDAIVVIANPLLLKAIIDQGIIAGSAGVVIGLSLAVAALAVVDAALGIADRWFSARIGEGLIYDLRTEVFDHVQRMPVAFFMRTQTGALVSRLNTDVIGAQRALTTTLSSVVSNVITLALVLGTMLVLSWQVTLVALVLLPIFVLPAKWVGRRMSRLSREQMELDAEMSSVMTERFNVSGAMLAKLYGRPEDEAAHFAERAARVRDVGVVYGMYGAFFRIALGLLAALATALVYGVGGVLVVDGAFQLGTLVALAAMLMRLYGPLTSLSNVHVDVMTALVSFDRVFEVLDLQPMVAERPGARPVPDGPVTIEFDGVSFRYPSAEEVSLASLEAVARPGTAPNRQVLHEVSFTARPGELVALVGHSGAGKTTITALVSRLYDVTGGAVRLNGLDVRDATLDSLRETIGVVTQDAHLFHDTIRANLRYARPGATEGEMWEALRAAQIADLVAGLPDGLDTVVGDRGHRLSGGEKQRIALARLLLKAPRVVVLDEATAHLDSESEAAVQKALKTALAGRTSIVIAHRLSTIREADLILVVEEGRVVERGTHEELLAKGGAYAELYRTQFEQQGRPGGQAVR, translated from the coding sequence ATGGCGATGTTGGGGGAGGGCTTCAGCCCGAGGGTGATGCGCACGCTCCGGCGGGACAGTTCCGTGACCAAGGAGCGGCTCTCACCCGGCATCGTCCGCCGCATCGCCCGCTACGCCCGGCCGTACCGGTGGCAGATCGCGGCCTTCCTCGCGGTCGTCGTGCTCGACGCGATCGTGGTGATCGCCAACCCGCTGCTGCTGAAGGCGATCATCGACCAGGGCATCATCGCGGGCAGCGCCGGCGTGGTCATCGGGCTCTCCCTCGCCGTGGCCGCGCTCGCCGTGGTCGATGCCGCGCTGGGGATCGCCGACCGGTGGTTCTCCGCGCGCATCGGCGAGGGGCTCATCTACGACCTGCGCACCGAGGTGTTCGACCACGTCCAGCGCATGCCGGTCGCGTTCTTCATGCGCACCCAGACCGGGGCGCTGGTCTCCCGGCTCAACACCGACGTGATCGGCGCCCAGCGCGCGCTCACCACCACGCTCTCCTCGGTGGTCTCCAACGTGATCACCCTCGCCCTCGTGCTCGGCACGATGCTCGTGCTGTCCTGGCAGGTCACGCTGGTGGCGCTGGTGCTGCTGCCGATCTTCGTGCTGCCCGCCAAGTGGGTCGGGCGGCGCATGTCGCGGCTGAGCCGCGAGCAGATGGAGCTCGACGCCGAGATGAGCTCGGTGATGACCGAGCGGTTCAACGTCTCCGGCGCGATGCTCGCCAAGCTGTACGGCCGGCCGGAGGACGAGGCCGCGCACTTCGCCGAGCGGGCCGCGCGGGTCCGCGACGTCGGCGTCGTCTACGGCATGTACGGCGCGTTCTTCCGCATCGCGCTCGGCCTGCTCGCCGCGCTCGCCACCGCCCTCGTCTACGGCGTGGGCGGGGTGCTCGTGGTGGACGGCGCGTTCCAGCTCGGCACCCTGGTCGCGCTCGCCGCCATGCTCATGCGGCTGTACGGCCCGCTCACCAGCCTGTCGAACGTGCACGTCGACGTGATGACCGCGCTGGTCAGCTTCGACCGGGTGTTCGAGGTGCTCGACCTGCAGCCGATGGTCGCCGAGCGGCCCGGGGCCCGGCCGGTGCCGGACGGGCCGGTCACGATCGAGTTCGACGGGGTGAGCTTCCGCTACCCGTCGGCCGAGGAGGTGTCGCTCGCCTCGCTGGAGGCGGTCGCCCGCCCCGGCACCGCCCCGAACCGCCAGGTGCTGCACGAGGTGTCGTTCACCGCCCGGCCGGGCGAGCTGGTCGCGCTCGTCGGGCACTCGGGCGCGGGCAAGACCACGATCACCGCGCTGGTGTCCCGGCTGTACGACGTGACCGGCGGCGCGGTGCGGCTCAACGGCCTCGACGTGCGGGACGCCACCCTCGACTCGCTGCGCGAGACGATCGGGGTGGTCACCCAGGACGCCCACCTGTTCCACGACACGATCCGGGCGAACCTGCGCTACGCCCGCCCCGGCGCCACCGAGGGGGAGATGTGGGAGGCGCTGCGCGCCGCGCAGATCGCCGACCTCGTCGCCGGGCTGCCGGACGGGCTCGACACCGTGGTCGGCGACCGCGGCCACCGCCTGTCCGGCGGCGAGAAGCAGCGCATCGCCCTCGCCCGGCTGCTGCTGAAGGCCCCCCGCGTGGTGGTGCTCGACGAGGCGACCGCGCACCTGGACTCCGAGTCCGAGGCCGCGGTGCAGAAGGCGCTCAAGACCGCGCTCGCCGGCCGTACCTCGATCGTGATCGCGCACCGGCTCTCCACGATCCGCGAGGCCGACCTCATCCTCGTGGTCGAGGAGGGCCGCGTCGTCGAGCGCGGCACGCACGAGGAGCTGCTCGCCAAGGGCGGCGCGTACGCCGAGCTGTACCGCACCCAGTTCGAGCAGCAGGGCCGCCCCGGCGGTCAGGCGGTCAGATAG
- a CDS encoding SIR2 family NAD-dependent protein deacylase, which yields MSEPSTPLPPWVSSVTSVTVLTGAGISTDSGIPDFRGPQGLWTKDPSAQALFTLDTYLADPEVRRRAWLARRDHPAWHAEPNAAHRALVDLERAGRLRAIVTQNVDGLHQRAGSSPGKVIEVHGTMFTVECLSCQAHTPMREVLDRVDAGDPDPRCTACGGIQKAATIAFGQALKPEVLRAAVDAARDCELFVAAGTSLSVQPAAGLCLEAVEAGARLAILNAEPTPYDAYADLVLNEPVGTSLPWLVAELCR from the coding sequence GTGAGCGAACCGTCCACGCCACTCCCACCGTGGGTATCAAGCGTCACATCGGTAACGGTACTGACTGGAGCGGGCATTTCGACAGATTCGGGAATTCCGGACTTCAGGGGGCCGCAGGGGCTCTGGACGAAGGACCCGAGCGCCCAGGCGCTGTTCACCCTCGACACCTATCTCGCCGACCCCGAGGTACGGCGCCGCGCCTGGCTCGCCCGCCGCGACCACCCGGCCTGGCACGCCGAGCCGAACGCGGCCCACCGGGCGCTGGTGGACCTGGAGCGCGCCGGGCGGCTGCGGGCGATCGTCACCCAGAACGTCGACGGGCTGCACCAGCGCGCCGGCTCGTCGCCCGGCAAGGTCATCGAGGTGCACGGCACCATGTTCACGGTCGAGTGCCTCTCCTGCCAGGCGCACACGCCGATGCGCGAGGTGCTCGACCGGGTCGACGCGGGCGACCCGGACCCGCGGTGCACCGCGTGCGGCGGCATCCAGAAGGCCGCCACGATCGCGTTCGGCCAGGCGCTCAAGCCGGAGGTGCTGCGCGCCGCGGTCGACGCCGCCCGCGACTGCGAGCTGTTCGTCGCCGCCGGCACCTCGCTCAGCGTGCAGCCCGCCGCGGGGCTGTGCCTGGAGGCGGTGGAGGCGGGCGCCCGCCTGGCGATCCTCAACGCCGAGCCCACCCCCTACGACGCCTACGCCGACCTCGTGCTCAACGAGCCGGTCGGCACCTCGTTGCCGTGGCTGGTCGCGGAGCTGTGCCGGTGA
- a CDS encoding helix-turn-helix domain-containing protein — translation MAETLKKGTRVTGADREKLAADLKKRYAAGESIRALAASTGRSYGFIHRILSESGVTLRGRGGATRGKSKQQR, via the coding sequence GTGGCCGAGACCCTGAAGAAAGGCACCCGGGTGACCGGTGCCGACCGCGAAAAGCTGGCCGCCGATCTGAAGAAGCGCTACGCCGCCGGCGAGTCGATCCGTGCCCTCGCCGCCTCTACCGGGCGGTCGTACGGGTTCATCCACCGCATCCTCAGCGAGTCGGGTGTCACCTTGCGGGGGCGCGGCGGGGCCACCCGGGGCAAGTCGAAGCAGCAGCGCTGA
- a CDS encoding enoyl-CoA hydratase/isomerase family protein, whose translation MTEADLGGSAAISADRLAEIGLRYEMDGEIATITLNRPEKRNAQTFATWAGLAAIGENLPEGIRVVVIRGEGPSFSAGLDLAMLGAPPGGDDGARTDGLTLASAATLDDATLERRIAEAQRGFLWLRRPEIVSIAAVQGHAIGAGFQLALACDMRVLADDAKLCMKEPALGLVPDLTGTKPLVDIVGVSRAIELCLTARTVDAAEAARLGLAERVVPRAELDKAVADLAAAVLATDRGAAIATKRLLQGAPGRTLEEQAAAERREQVTRLRTLFAALGSG comes from the coding sequence ATGACGGAAGCGGATCTTGGGGGGAGCGCGGCGATCTCCGCGGACCGGCTCGCGGAGATCGGACTGCGATACGAGATGGACGGCGAGATCGCGACGATCACGCTGAACCGCCCGGAGAAGCGGAACGCGCAGACGTTCGCGACCTGGGCGGGGCTGGCCGCGATCGGAGAGAACCTGCCGGAGGGGATACGGGTCGTCGTGATCCGAGGTGAGGGGCCGTCCTTCTCAGCAGGCCTCGACCTGGCCATGTTGGGGGCACCACCGGGGGGTGATGACGGGGCGCGCACCGACGGACTGACGCTCGCCTCGGCCGCCACCCTCGACGACGCGACGCTCGAACGGCGCATCGCCGAGGCTCAACGCGGGTTCCTGTGGCTGCGGCGGCCCGAGATCGTCTCGATCGCCGCGGTTCAGGGGCATGCGATCGGCGCGGGCTTCCAGCTCGCCCTCGCGTGCGACATGCGAGTGCTCGCCGACGACGCCAAGCTGTGCATGAAGGAGCCCGCCCTGGGCCTGGTCCCCGACCTGACCGGCACCAAGCCGCTGGTGGACATCGTCGGGGTGTCGAGGGCGATCGAGCTGTGTCTCACCGCGCGCACCGTGGACGCGGCCGAGGCGGCCCGGCTCGGCCTCGCCGAGCGCGTCGTGCCGCGCGCCGAACTCGACAAGGCGGTCGCCGACCTTGCCGCGGCCGTGCTCGCCACCGACCGCGGCGCGGCGATCGCGACGAAGCGGCTGCTCCAGGGGGCGCCGGGGAGAACCCTCGAGGAACAGGCCGCGGCCGAACGCCGCGAGCAGGTCACCCGGCTGAGGACGCTGTTCGCGGCGCTGGGCTCCGGCTGA
- a CDS encoding S66 peptidase family protein, with product MTPRPTAPPAPARVPRRLRPGDTVAVVAPCGPVDPDRLARGVRVLEGLGLEVRTGPGVLRRRGYLAGTDAERAADLTWAWCDPDVRAVLCARGGYGATRLLDLLDWAELRAAEPRILLGSSDVTALHRAFAERLGVATCFGPMPACATISDPEGPEPRSLAALRAALFAGGAPEPITGTEVLVPGRARGPLTGGNLALLAALCGTPYAMRAEGHIVLLEDIREHPYRIDRMLTQLLQAGCLDGAAGIALGSWVECGDALPVLAERLAPLGVPVIAGLPIGHGTPQLTVWFGTEATIDAESCSLIPLFRDPVTAR from the coding sequence GTGACGCCCCGCCCCACGGCGCCGCCCGCCCCCGCCCGCGTGCCGCGCCGGCTGCGCCCCGGCGACACCGTCGCCGTGGTCGCCCCCTGCGGCCCGGTCGACCCGGATCGGCTCGCCCGCGGCGTGCGCGTGCTGGAAGGGCTCGGCCTCGAGGTGCGCACCGGCCCCGGGGTGCTGCGCCGCCGCGGCTACCTCGCCGGAACCGACGCCGAGCGCGCCGCCGACCTGACCTGGGCGTGGTGCGACCCGGACGTGCGCGCGGTGCTGTGCGCCCGCGGCGGGTACGGCGCGACCCGGCTGCTCGACCTGCTCGACTGGGCGGAGCTGCGGGCCGCCGAGCCGAGGATCCTGCTCGGCTCGAGCGACGTCACCGCCCTGCACCGGGCGTTCGCCGAGCGGCTCGGCGTGGCGACCTGCTTCGGCCCGATGCCCGCCTGCGCCACGATCTCCGATCCGGAGGGGCCCGAGCCGCGCTCGCTCGCCGCGCTGCGGGCCGCGCTGTTCGCGGGCGGGGCGCCCGAGCCGATCACCGGCACCGAGGTGCTCGTGCCGGGCCGGGCGCGCGGGCCGCTCACCGGCGGCAACCTCGCCCTGCTCGCCGCGCTGTGCGGCACGCCGTACGCGATGCGGGCGGAGGGGCACATCGTGCTGCTCGAGGACATCCGCGAGCACCCGTACCGCATCGACCGCATGCTCACCCAGCTCCTGCAGGCGGGCTGCCTCGACGGCGCGGCGGGGATCGCGCTCGGCTCGTGGGTGGAGTGCGGAGACGCGCTGCCGGTGCTCGCCGAGCGGCTCGCCCCGCTCGGCGTGCCGGTGATCGCGGGGCTGCCGATCGGCCACGGCACGCCGCAGCTCACTGTGTGGTTTGGGACTGAAGCGACGATTGATGCTGAATCGTGCTCACTGATTCCTCTGTTCCGCGACCCGGTCACGGCACGCTAG
- a CDS encoding alpha/beta hydrolase, with amino-acid sequence MRKTVVALAAAGAGLTLLLQGLPASAAAQDRKPTPPPTGTVRWAPCTDPDLEGLECATVSVPLDHKRPWGEQIKIALTRKKHTVPDHRYQGVLLLNPGGPGGSGRGGPLWFAGTSVEDEAAAYDLIGFDPRGVGASEPRLVCGSGYNAPVRPDHVPANPAEEKTWLDRAKDFARKCAKALPRLLPHMTTVDHAHDLEAIRKALGVDKINFLGYSWGTYLGATYATLYPHRVRRMVLDSVVRPSGVWYENNLDQNRAFEVRAKDFFAWIARHNADYGLGATAADVERRYYEVRAALKANPAGGLVGPSEYDDTFLPAGYTDSLWPYLALGLSLAANGNGSFLVTLYEALAHAEDDSDHALYLATECTDNRWPASWNVWRRDAIALHRTAPFATWPNTWFNAPCLFWQVKGKTPPRITGHGLPPVLLFQSTKDAATPYSGAVEMHRLLPSSRLIVENGGGNHGITLFGNECVDNHLAAYLRDGTVPPSRPGPDALCAPLPEPEPLSVNVAARSAQPTTPEIPEVRIRR; translated from the coding sequence ATGAGGAAGACCGTCGTCGCACTGGCGGCCGCCGGTGCCGGTCTCACGCTGCTGCTGCAGGGCCTGCCCGCGAGCGCGGCGGCGCAGGACCGGAAACCCACCCCTCCCCCCACCGGCACGGTGCGGTGGGCGCCCTGCACCGACCCCGACCTGGAAGGGCTCGAATGCGCCACGGTCTCCGTACCGCTCGACCACAAGCGGCCCTGGGGCGAGCAGATCAAGATCGCGCTGACCCGTAAGAAGCACACCGTGCCCGACCACCGGTACCAGGGCGTGCTGCTGCTCAACCCCGGCGGGCCCGGCGGCAGCGGCCGCGGCGGGCCGCTGTGGTTCGCGGGGACCAGCGTGGAGGACGAGGCCGCCGCCTACGACCTGATCGGATTCGACCCGCGGGGCGTCGGGGCGAGTGAGCCCCGCCTCGTGTGCGGCTCCGGCTACAACGCCCCCGTCCGTCCCGACCACGTGCCGGCGAATCCCGCCGAGGAGAAGACCTGGCTGGACCGGGCCAAGGACTTCGCCCGCAAGTGCGCCAAGGCCCTCCCCCGGCTGCTGCCGCACATGACCACCGTCGACCACGCCCACGACCTGGAGGCCATCCGGAAGGCGCTGGGCGTCGACAAGATCAACTTCCTCGGCTACTCCTGGGGCACCTACCTCGGCGCCACCTACGCCACGCTCTACCCGCACCGGGTGCGGCGCATGGTGCTCGACAGCGTGGTACGGCCGAGCGGGGTCTGGTACGAGAACAACCTCGACCAGAACCGCGCCTTCGAGGTCCGGGCGAAGGACTTCTTCGCCTGGATCGCGCGGCACAACGCGGACTACGGCCTCGGCGCCACCGCCGCCGACGTGGAGCGCCGCTACTACGAGGTGCGCGCCGCGCTGAAGGCGAACCCCGCCGGCGGGCTCGTGGGGCCGAGCGAGTACGACGACACCTTCCTCCCCGCCGGGTACACCGACTCGCTGTGGCCGTACCTCGCCCTCGGCCTCTCCCTCGCCGCGAACGGCAACGGCTCCTTCCTCGTCACGCTGTACGAGGCGCTCGCCCACGCCGAGGACGACAGCGACCACGCGCTCTACCTCGCCACCGAGTGCACCGACAACCGGTGGCCGGCCAGCTGGAACGTCTGGCGCCGTGACGCGATCGCCCTGCACCGCACCGCGCCGTTCGCCACCTGGCCGAACACCTGGTTCAACGCGCCGTGCCTGTTCTGGCAGGTGAAGGGCAAGACGCCGCCGCGCATCACCGGCCACGGCCTGCCCCCGGTGCTGCTGTTCCAGTCGACCAAGGACGCGGCCACGCCGTACTCGGGCGCGGTCGAGATGCACCGGCTGCTGCCCTCGTCCCGCCTCATCGTCGAGAACGGCGGCGGCAACCACGGCATCACGCTCTTCGGCAACGAGTGCGTCGACAACCACCTGGCGGCGTACCTGAGGGACGGGACCGTGCCGCCGAGCCGGCCCGGCCCGGACGCGCTGTGCGCCCCGCTGCCCGAGCCCGAGCCGCTGTCGGTGAACGTCGCCGCCCGGTCGGCGCAGCCGACCACCCCGGAGATCCCCGAGGTGCGCATCCGCCGCTGA
- a CDS encoding ABC-F family ATP-binding cassette domain-containing protein, giving the protein MIIASDIELRAGARLLIENASFRVNPGDRIGLVGRNGAGKTTLCKVLAGEALPAAGRVTVTGTVGYLPQDPRTGDLDQLARDRILSARGLDELLREMREAERAMATGDARTRERAVRAYGRLEDRLHVLGGYAAEAEAASIASSLGLPDRVLSQPLRTLSGGQRRRVELARILFSGADTLLLDEPTNHLDADSIGWLRDFLRSHQGGLVIISHDVGLLEATVNRVLHLDANRQAIDVYNMGWTAYLAQREADERRRKRERANAERQASALLAQADRMRAKATKAKAAQDMERRARRLLAGVGEERRADKVARLRFPTPAPCGRTPLLATGLSKSYGSLEVFTGVDVAVDRGSRVVVLGLNGAGKTTLLRLLAGLEKPDAGEVVHGHGLKLGYYAQEHETLDPDRSVLDNMRAAAPDVADVELRRVLGSFLFSGDDVDKPAGVLSGGEKTRLALATLVLSSANVLLLDEPTNNLDPVSRDQVLSALRSYSGAIVLVTHDEGAVAALQPDRVILLPDGVEDAWSDEFADLVALA; this is encoded by the coding sequence ATGATCATCGCCTCCGACATCGAACTGCGCGCGGGCGCGCGCCTGCTCATCGAGAACGCCTCGTTCCGGGTGAACCCCGGCGACCGGATCGGCCTGGTCGGCCGCAACGGGGCGGGCAAGACCACGCTGTGCAAGGTACTGGCGGGCGAGGCGCTGCCCGCGGCCGGGCGGGTGACGGTGACCGGCACCGTCGGCTACCTGCCCCAGGACCCGCGCACCGGCGACCTCGACCAGCTCGCCCGCGACCGCATCCTGTCCGCCCGCGGCCTGGACGAGCTGCTGCGCGAGATGCGCGAGGCCGAGCGGGCGATGGCCACGGGGGACGCCCGCACCCGGGAGCGCGCGGTGCGCGCGTACGGCCGGCTCGAGGACCGGCTGCACGTGCTCGGCGGGTACGCGGCCGAGGCGGAGGCCGCGTCGATCGCCTCCAGCCTCGGGCTGCCCGACCGGGTGCTGTCGCAGCCGCTGCGCACCCTGTCCGGCGGGCAGCGCCGCCGCGTGGAGCTCGCCCGGATCCTGTTCAGCGGCGCCGACACGCTCCTCCTCGACGAGCCGACAAACCACCTCGATGCAGACTCGATCGGGTGGCTTCGTGATTTTTTGCGCTCTCATCAGGGCGGGTTGGTGATCATCAGCCACGACGTCGGCTTGCTTGAAGCGACGGTCAACCGGGTGCTCCACCTCGACGCGAACCGGCAGGCGATCGACGTCTACAACATGGGCTGGACCGCCTACCTCGCCCAGCGCGAGGCCGACGAGCGGCGGCGCAAACGGGAGCGGGCCAACGCCGAGCGGCAGGCCTCGGCGCTGCTCGCCCAGGCCGACCGGATGCGCGCCAAGGCGACCAAGGCGAAGGCGGCGCAGGACATGGAGCGGCGGGCGCGGCGGCTGCTCGCCGGGGTCGGCGAGGAACGCCGGGCCGACAAGGTGGCGCGGCTGCGCTTCCCGACGCCCGCGCCGTGCGGCCGCACGCCGCTGCTCGCCACCGGGCTGTCGAAGTCGTACGGCTCGCTGGAGGTGTTCACCGGCGTCGACGTGGCCGTCGACCGGGGCAGCCGGGTGGTGGTCCTCGGGCTCAACGGCGCCGGCAAGACCACGCTGCTGCGCCTGCTCGCCGGTCTGGAGAAACCCGACGCGGGCGAGGTGGTGCACGGCCACGGCCTCAAGCTCGGCTACTACGCCCAGGAGCACGAGACGCTCGACCCGGACCGCAGCGTGCTCGACAACATGCGCGCGGCCGCGCCCGACGTCGCGGACGTCGAGCTGCGCCGCGTGCTCGGCTCCTTCCTGTTCAGTGGCGACGACGTCGACAAGCCCGCCGGTGTGCTGTCGGGCGGGGAGAAGACCAGGCTCGCGCTGGCGACGCTGGTGCTGTCGAGCGCGAACGTGTTGCTGCTCGACGAGCCGACGAACAACCTCGATCCGGTGAGCCGGGATCAGGTACTTTCTGCACTTAGGTCCTATTCTGGGGCAATCGTACTAGTTACGCACGACGAAGGAGCCGTTGCCGCACTACAGCCGGATAGGGTGATCCTGCTGCCGGACGGAGTCGAGGACGCGTGGAGCGACGAGTTTGCCGATCTTGTGGCACTTGCCTGA
- a CDS encoding sulfotransferase family protein, which yields MRPPTHVILVVNGIKVQRPVFVLAAPHSGADLIGRALKRSPGMHITMGRPDVSRVVYAFARRPSIMRGQAGGPARVLRDVFAEAWRMVPGACADCSPACREAGGLVGATLCATPEEVTRFGDANPDLIYSAPVLLQAFPDARFVQVIRDGRDVVADMLADPACMAWFKPGMLGEEAEFPNPFFGINSARNRDRWQAMPAAGKCALRWRSAVRLSARLRRELSTDQLLTLRYEEMVASPYAAAERLSAFLETRVSAVALLGGTQPRVGAWRRRLRPDDRRLVEKVAREELTRLGYLTA from the coding sequence ATGCGACCTCCGACCCACGTCATCCTCGTGGTCAACGGCATCAAGGTCCAGCGCCCGGTGTTCGTGCTCGCCGCCCCGCACTCCGGCGCGGACCTGATCGGGCGCGCCCTCAAGCGGTCCCCGGGGATGCACATCACCATGGGGCGGCCCGACGTGTCGCGGGTGGTGTACGCGTTCGCGCGGCGGCCGTCGATCATGCGCGGCCAGGCGGGCGGGCCGGCCCGGGTGCTGCGCGACGTGTTCGCCGAGGCGTGGCGCATGGTGCCGGGCGCGTGCGCCGACTGCTCCCCCGCCTGCCGGGAGGCGGGCGGGCTGGTGGGGGCCACGCTGTGCGCCACCCCGGAGGAGGTGACCCGGTTCGGCGACGCCAACCCCGACCTCATCTACAGCGCCCCGGTGCTGCTGCAGGCGTTCCCGGACGCCCGGTTCGTGCAGGTGATCCGGGACGGCCGCGACGTGGTCGCCGACATGCTCGCCGACCCCGCGTGCATGGCCTGGTTCAAGCCCGGCATGCTCGGTGAGGAGGCGGAGTTCCCCAACCCGTTCTTCGGCATCAACTCGGCCAGGAACCGCGACCGCTGGCAGGCGATGCCCGCGGCGGGCAAGTGCGCGCTGCGCTGGCGCAGCGCGGTACGGCTCAGCGCCCGGCTGCGCCGCGAGCTGTCCACCGACCAGCTGCTCACCCTGCGCTACGAGGAGATGGTGGCCTCGCCGTACGCGGCGGCCGAGCGGCTGTCGGCGTTCCTGGAGACCCGGGTCTCGGCGGTGGCGCTGCTCGGCGGCACGCAGCCGCGCGTCGGGGCGTGGCGCAGGCGGCTGCGGCCCGACGACCGCAGGCTCGTGGAGAAGGTGGCCCGCGAGGAGCTCACCCGGCTCGGCTATCTGACCGCCTGA